A stretch of Miscanthus floridulus cultivar M001 chromosome 13, ASM1932011v1, whole genome shotgun sequence DNA encodes these proteins:
- the LOC136502141 gene encoding NAC domain-containing protein 83-like isoform X2, translated as MAAQLGLAPGFHFVPTDVEVVRLHLLPCIQDQPQPPNDIIVDDPLSAPPWALLEKHGRKHEAFFFAVGQALNAKGNRQKRTCEGHGTWEGQGKRKRQEEGKEKETKKRMRVSVCGRTKEIEWEKYALSFHERGVKGSTGWVMHEYSITSPPEFARSPMRVYCIRHSGHGKNAKKHNRDADDWGSDGEDDDEVDDATLATTSCTAEEDPALFIGAGNDQDLPALVEDNATTWCAAEEDPALFIGEYPLAPQAEYVTSLPVAVADVVNANPADGAGAGAGNDQDLPALVEDDDCFAFMNSLSDLVPGFDFAMRPWCRMHD; from the exons ATGGCCGCACAGCTTGGTCTTGCTCCTGGCTTCCATTTTGTGCCCACTGACGTGGAGGTGGTCAGGCTTCACCTCCTCCCTTGCATCCAGGACCAGCCCCAACCGCCGAACGACATCATCGTGGACGATCCGCTGAGCGCGCCGCCGTGGGCTCTCCTCGAGAAGCATGGGCGGAAGCATGAGGCTTTCTTCTTCGCGGTGGGGCAGGCCCTGAACGCCAAGGGCAACCGCCAGAAGCGGACCTGCGAGGGACACGGGACCTGGGAAGGGCAGGGCAAGAGAAAGCGCCAGGAAGAAGGCAAGGAAAAGGAAACCAAGAAGCGCATGCGCGTGAGCGTGTGCGGCCGCACCAAGGAGATCGAGTGGGAGAAGTACGCGCTCAGCTTCCACGAGCGCGGCGTCAAAGGCAGCACGGGCTGGGTCATGCACGAGTACTCCATCACTTCCCCACCTGAGTTCGCTCGGTCGCCGATGAGGGTGTACTGCATCCGCCACAGTGGCCACGGCAAGAACGCCAAGAAGCACAACAGGGACGCGGACGATTGGGGCAGCGACGGTGAGGACGATGATGAAGTGGACGATGCAACCCTCGCCACTACCTCGTGTACTGCGGAGGAAGATCCTGCCCTGTTCATCG GAGCAGGCAATGATCAGGACTTGCCCGCGTTGGTGGAGGACAACGCCACTACCTGGTGTGCTGCAGAGGAAGATCCTGCCCTGTTCATCGGTGAGTACCCGCTTGCACCACAGGCCGAGTACGTGACTTCTCTTCCTGTGGCGGTGGCTGATGTTGTCAACGCCAATCCTGCTGATGGGGCGGGCGCAGGAGCAGGCAATGATCAGGACTTGCCCGCGCTGGTGGAGGACGATGACTGTTTCGCTTTCATGAACTCTTTGTCTGATTTGGTGCCTGGTTTTGACTTCGCAATGAGACCATGGTGCCGGATGCATGATTAA
- the LOC136502141 gene encoding NAC domain-containing protein 83-like isoform X1 yields the protein MAAQLGLAPGFHFVPTDVEVVRLHLLPCIQDQPQPPNDIIVDDPLSAPPWALLEKHGRKHEAFFFAVGQALNAKGNRQKRTCEGHGTWEGQGKRKRQEEGKEKETKKRMRVSVCGRTKEIEWEKYALSFHERGVKGSTGWVMHEYSITSPPEFARSPMRVYCIRHSGHGKNAKKHNRDADDWGSDGEDDDEVDDATLATTSCTAEEDPALFIGEYPLAPQAKHATSLPVAAADVVNANPADGAGAGAGNDQDLPALVEDNATTWCAAEEDPALFIGEYPLAPQAEYVTSLPVAVADVVNANPADGAGAGAGNDQDLPALVEDDDCFAFMNSLSDLVPGFDFAMRPWCRMHD from the coding sequence ATGGCCGCACAGCTTGGTCTTGCTCCTGGCTTCCATTTTGTGCCCACTGACGTGGAGGTGGTCAGGCTTCACCTCCTCCCTTGCATCCAGGACCAGCCCCAACCGCCGAACGACATCATCGTGGACGATCCGCTGAGCGCGCCGCCGTGGGCTCTCCTCGAGAAGCATGGGCGGAAGCATGAGGCTTTCTTCTTCGCGGTGGGGCAGGCCCTGAACGCCAAGGGCAACCGCCAGAAGCGGACCTGCGAGGGACACGGGACCTGGGAAGGGCAGGGCAAGAGAAAGCGCCAGGAAGAAGGCAAGGAAAAGGAAACCAAGAAGCGCATGCGCGTGAGCGTGTGCGGCCGCACCAAGGAGATCGAGTGGGAGAAGTACGCGCTCAGCTTCCACGAGCGCGGCGTCAAAGGCAGCACGGGCTGGGTCATGCACGAGTACTCCATCACTTCCCCACCTGAGTTCGCTCGGTCGCCGATGAGGGTGTACTGCATCCGCCACAGTGGCCACGGCAAGAACGCCAAGAAGCACAACAGGGACGCGGACGATTGGGGCAGCGACGGTGAGGACGATGATGAAGTGGACGATGCAACCCTCGCCACTACCTCGTGTACTGCGGAGGAAGATCCTGCCCTGTTCATCGGTGAGTACCCACTAGCACCGCAGGCCAAGCACGCCACTTCTCTTCCTGTGGCGGCGGCTGATGTTGTCAATGCCAATCCTGCTGATGGGGCGGGCGCAGGAGCAGGCAATGATCAGGACTTGCCCGCGTTGGTGGAGGACAACGCCACTACCTGGTGTGCTGCAGAGGAAGATCCTGCCCTGTTCATCGGTGAGTACCCGCTTGCACCACAGGCCGAGTACGTGACTTCTCTTCCTGTGGCGGTGGCTGATGTTGTCAACGCCAATCCTGCTGATGGGGCGGGCGCAGGAGCAGGCAATGATCAGGACTTGCCCGCGCTGGTGGAGGACGATGACTGTTTCGCTTTCATGAACTCTTTGTCTGATTTGGTGCCTGGTTTTGACTTCGCAATGAGACCATGGTGCCGGATGCATGATTAA